One Ooceraea biroi isolate clonal line C1 chromosome 6, Obir_v5.4, whole genome shotgun sequence genomic window carries:
- the LOC105276798 gene encoding uncharacterized protein LOC105276798 isoform X1 — protein sequence MIESKGQTGGIPPGMHVKLIISFRCDTFDEPEEMLVINVQHGRSVIIKLRGYRDPPILTVINIPYFQYPQRKLTVRDVEWIMEIPFQSMNSLEEFIDTSSSASSTPTESIPKYKTLKNFDCGECFVGEEVTLPLTVKNVGGEGRFFIMSEIDWCSMHIEDITNDNMLVLPCFAMWPAYFTLKPQEYIHLYIYFFPDAHGLHVETLYVICDNCSVIMMEIVGDGRAAAVE from the exons ATGATTGAATCTAAAGGACAAACAGGAGGCATTCCTCCGGGAATGCacgtaaaattgattatttcctTCCGTTGCGATACTTTTGACGAACCTGAAGAAATGCTCGTCATAAATGTGCAGCATGGACGATCAGTTATCATTAAATTACGTGGATATCGAGATCCACCAATATTGACAG TGATAAATATTCCGTACTTTCAATATCCACAAAGAAAACTGACAGTAAGAGATGTAGAGTGGATTATGGAAATCCCATTTCAGTCAATGAATTCTCTTGAGGAG TTTATCGATACAAGTAGCAGTGCATCCAGCACCCCTACAGAGAGCAttccaaaatataaaacattgaagaATTTTGACTGTGGAGAGTGTTTCGTAGGTGAAGAAGTTACATTACCTCTGACGGTTAAAAATGTCGGTGGCGAAGGAAGATTCTTCATTATGAGCGAGATTGATTGGTGTTCGATGCATATCGag gaTATTACTAACGACAACATGCTGGTTCTACCATGTTTTGCTATGTGGCCTGCATATTTCACACTTAAGCCGCaagaatatatacatttatatatttacttctTTCCTGACGCTCACGGACTgcat GTAGAAACATTGTATGTGATTTGTGATAATTGTTCCGTGATAATGATGGAGATCGTTGGAGATGGACGAGCAGCAGCAGTAGAATAA
- the LOC105276771 gene encoding rac GTPase-activating protein 1, with protein MMSCPESNKELNKVLINTPECLPLQEHQQFDSVLNKARLEIISLHQKLCHARKNLEDEKRKRRSVERYRNALEGHINMAIEVLFHDRRTNLNETVKEKLQFLNQYMIEIKYNNPCIKNKQNEGQLAAITETDSTGSILSDLNCLSKSEDDLDTNAIIKVQNQVEYKEHKPSDECSANKQCSTLDKVIEFNLPDRLATVGVVPKGETCATASENQVASSKGSVISINPKSLTPEALTHTFMSRIIIKPEKCILCDGKIKFGRRVRRCIDCHIICHSECKTKFLQCPDRDSKLAMLCKVSKRNQCLELRRF; from the exons ATGATGTCGTGCCCAGAAAGTAACAAGGAACTGAATAAAG ttttaattaatacaccAGAATGTCTACCTTTGCAAGAGCATCAGCAATTTGATTCAGTTTTAAACAAAGCTCGCTTGGAAATTATAAGCCTTCATCAAAAATTGTGTCATGCCAGAAAAAACTTGGAAGATGAAAAACGTAAACGTCGATCGGTTGAGAGATACAGAAATGCATTG GAGGGTCATATTAACATGGCTATAGAGGTCTTATTCCACGACAGAAGAACAAACTTGAATGAAACAGTAAAAGAGAAACTACAGTTCCTTAACCAATACatgattgaaattaaatataacaatccATGTATCAAAAACAAGCAGAATGAGGGACA ATTGGCTGCAATAACAGAAACAGATTCTACGGGCTCCATACTAAGTGATTTGAATTGTTTGTCAAAATCAGAGGATGATTTGGACACTAATGCTATTATAAAGGTTCAAAACCAGGTTGAGTACAAAGAACATAAACCGAGCGACGAATGTTCTGCGAATAAGCAGTGCAGCACATTGGACAAAGTTATAGAATTCAACTTACCAGACAGACTGGCGACTGTGGGAGTTGTGCCAAAGGGCGAAACATGCGCCACAGCTTCTGAGAATCAGGTTGCATCCAGCAAAGGAAGTGTGATCTCAATTAATCCCAAATCATTAACTCCAGAAGCACTGACACACACTTTCATGTCAAGAATAATTATCAAGCCAGAAAAGTGTATTCTTTGTGATGGAAA AATCAAATTTGGAAGAAGAGTCCGGAGATGTATTGACTGTCACATTATATGTCATTCGGAATGCAAAACTAAATTTCTTCAATGTCCGGATCGCGACAGTAAATTGGCAATGTTATGCAAA GTTAGCAAACGAAATCAATGCTTAGAACTTCGTCGTTTCTGA
- the LOC105276798 gene encoding uncharacterized protein LOC105276798 isoform X3 yields the protein MIESKGQTGGIPPGMHVKLIISFRCDTFDEPEEMLVINVQHGRSVIIKLRGYRDPPILTVINIPYFQYPQRKLTVRDVEWIMEIPFQSMNSLEEFIDTSSSASSTPTESIPKYKTLKNFDCGECFVGEEVTLPLTVKNVGGEGRFFIMSEIDWCSMHIEVYILLWQVICRLTAEKRFRCKGT from the exons ATGATTGAATCTAAAGGACAAACAGGAGGCATTCCTCCGGGAATGCacgtaaaattgattatttcctTCCGTTGCGATACTTTTGACGAACCTGAAGAAATGCTCGTCATAAATGTGCAGCATGGACGATCAGTTATCATTAAATTACGTGGATATCGAGATCCACCAATATTGACAG TGATAAATATTCCGTACTTTCAATATCCACAAAGAAAACTGACAGTAAGAGATGTAGAGTGGATTATGGAAATCCCATTTCAGTCAATGAATTCTCTTGAGGAG TTTATCGATACAAGTAGCAGTGCATCCAGCACCCCTACAGAGAGCAttccaaaatataaaacattgaagaATTTTGACTGTGGAGAGTGTTTCGTAGGTGAAGAAGTTACATTACCTCTGACGGTTAAAAATGTCGGTGGCGAAGGAAGATTCTTCATTATGAGCGAGATTGATTGGTGTTCGATGCATATCGag gtatatatacttttatggCAAGTAATTTGTCGACTTACGGCAGAAAAGAGATTTCGTTGTAAGGGAACATAA
- the LOC105276833 gene encoding ADP-ribosylation factor 1, whose protein sequence is MGNMFATLFKGLFGKKEMRILMVGLDAAGKTTILYKLKLGEIVTTIPTIGFNVETVEYKNISFTVWDVGGQDKIRPLWRHYFQNTQGLIFVVDSNDRERIGEAREELMRMLAEDELRDAVLLIFANKQDLPNAMNAAEITDKLGLHSLRNRNWYIQATCATSGDGLYEGLDWLSNQLKNANR, encoded by the exons ATGGGGAATATGTTCGCAACGTTATTCAAAGGCCTTTTTGGCAAAAAGGAAATGAGGATTTTGATGGTGGGTCTTGATGCAGCGGGTAAAACCACAATTCtgtacaaattaaaattagggGAAATTGTTACTACAATTCCCACTATAG GTTTCAATGTAGAAACGGTTGAGTATAAGAATATAAGTTTCACTGTATGGGATGTCGGTGGCCAAGACAAAATTAGACCTCTATGGCGGCATTATTTTCAGAATACGCAA GGCTTGATATTCGTCGTTGATAGTAATGATAGGGAACGTATCGGTGAGGCGCGCGAAGAGTTGATGAGAATGCTTGCGGAAGATGAGCTCAGAGATGCGGTACTTCTCATATTTGCTAACAAACAA GATCTGCCAAACGCAATGAACGCAGCGGAGATCACTGACAAGTTGGGATTGCATTCTCTACGTAATCGCAATTGGTACATCCAGGCGACGTGTGCCACAAGCGGAGATGGACTTTACGAGGGCCTTGATTGGCTTTCCAATCAGTTGAAAAATGCCAACCGCTAA
- the LOC105276798 gene encoding uncharacterized protein LOC105276798 isoform X2 yields MIESKGQTGGIPPGMHVKLIISFRCDTFDEPEEMLVINVQHGRSVIIKLRGYRDPPILTVINIPYFQYPQRKLTVRDVEWIMEIPFQSMNSLEEFIDTSSSASSTPTESIPKYKTLKNFDCGECFVGEEVTLPLTVKNVGGEGRFFIMSEIDWCSMHIEDITNDNMLVLPCFAMWPAYFTLKPQEYIHLYIYFFPDAHGLHVYILLWQVICRLTAEKRFRCKGT; encoded by the exons ATGATTGAATCTAAAGGACAAACAGGAGGCATTCCTCCGGGAATGCacgtaaaattgattatttcctTCCGTTGCGATACTTTTGACGAACCTGAAGAAATGCTCGTCATAAATGTGCAGCATGGACGATCAGTTATCATTAAATTACGTGGATATCGAGATCCACCAATATTGACAG TGATAAATATTCCGTACTTTCAATATCCACAAAGAAAACTGACAGTAAGAGATGTAGAGTGGATTATGGAAATCCCATTTCAGTCAATGAATTCTCTTGAGGAG TTTATCGATACAAGTAGCAGTGCATCCAGCACCCCTACAGAGAGCAttccaaaatataaaacattgaagaATTTTGACTGTGGAGAGTGTTTCGTAGGTGAAGAAGTTACATTACCTCTGACGGTTAAAAATGTCGGTGGCGAAGGAAGATTCTTCATTATGAGCGAGATTGATTGGTGTTCGATGCATATCGag gaTATTACTAACGACAACATGCTGGTTCTACCATGTTTTGCTATGTGGCCTGCATATTTCACACTTAAGCCGCaagaatatatacatttatatatttacttctTTCCTGACGCTCACGGACTgcat gtatatatacttttatggCAAGTAATTTGTCGACTTACGGCAGAAAAGAGATTTCGTTGTAAGGGAACATAA
- the LOC105276789 gene encoding putative methyltransferase NSUN6: MDFGETPFKNKLEIRDELIADLEKVIIDGKFLQKSEIQEKVDNLCKWLCTTPTTSIYRLNNFIDCRTDDLEKLCNALKQDDKPNPSVHFLPDLPNGIVAVDNWDLLIPLDLERYPDEIIVDATCGAAVLRGSHVYAPGVMGMSNGLAINTKVSVFADVVGQCKKGLIKPYADSNKVYLGNGILRQARKQLFGKAAKNPCGIAVIITDVISRIPQLNVNDESLRPHALLQNLPSIICGLVLNPQPNEIILDMCAAPGNKTTHISLLMKGQGTIIALEKNSGKVVRFKEKCKDENIKIFCYDATKAVMEQGHSFIHTDGPPFQENSFDRILLDTPCSALGQRPQLCNKITAAQFRSYVPLQRNLFSAAVRLLKPEGILVYSTCTVTVAENEGILAWALKRFPELKLESVKERIKTDRYGAEGYTIDGLTNENAKKICRFGPESDSVGFFIACLRKCS; encoded by the exons atggattttggAGAAACcccgtttaaaaataaattggaaaTACGCGATGAGCTAATAGCAGACTTGGAAAAAGTGATCATTGATGGCAAGTTTCTGCAAAAGTCCGAAATTCAg GAGAAGGTTGATAATCTCTGTAAATGGTTGTGCACAACACCCACAACAAGTATTTacagattaaataatttcatagatTGTCGTACAGATGATCTGGAGAAATTGTGCAATGCGTTGAAACAG GATGATAAACCAAATCCATCTGTTCACTTTTTACCGGATCTTCCAAATGGAATAGTTGCTGTGGACAATTGGGACTTGTTGATACCTCTTGACTTGGAAAGATATCCAGATGAAATCATTGTTGATGCTACATGCGGTGCAGCTGTATTAAGGGGATCTCATGTTTACGCTCCTGGCGTTATGGGAATGTCAAATG GTTTAGCCATTAACACTAAAGTCAGCGTATTCGCAGATGTTGTTGGTCAATGTAAGAAAGGTTTGATTAAACCATATGCAGATAGCAATAAAGTATATCTAGGGAATGGTATTCTTCGACAAGCCAGAAAACAGCTTTTTGGTAAAGCTGCCAAAAATCCTTG tgGTATCGCAGTAATTATAACAGATGTAATTTCACGAATTCCGCAATTAAATGTAAACGATGAATCTTTGAGGCCACATGCATTGTTACAAAATTTGCCATCCATTATATGCGGTCTGGTTTTAAACCCACAGCCAAATGAGATAATTCTTGATATGTGCGCTGCACCTGGTAACAAGACCACGCACATTTCACTTCTTATGAAGGGACAG GGTACAATAATAGCTTTGGAAAAAAATTCGGGTAAAGTGGTACGattcaaagaaaaatgtaaagacgaaaacattaaaatattttgttacgaTGCTACAAAGGCAGTCATGGAACAAGGGCACAGTTTTATTCACACCGATGGACCTCCATTTCAAGAAAATTCTTTCGATCGTATTCTCTTGGATACTCCATGCAGCGCATTAGGTCAAAGACCGCAGCTATGCAATAAAATCACAGCGGCACAGTTTCGTTCTTATGTTCCCTTACAACGAAATCTCTTTTCTGCC gcCGTTCGTCTTTTAAAGCCGGAAGGAATATTAGTGTACAGTACATGCACTGTCACAGTAGCAGAGAACGAGGGCATCCTTGCTTGGGCATTAAAGCGATTTCCAGAATTGAAATTAGAATCCGTTAAAGAACGGATAAAAACAGACAGATATGGTGCTGAAGGATATACTATAGATGGGCTAACAAATGAGAACGCGAAGAAAATATGTAGATTTGGTCCTGAAAGTGATTCTGTTGGATTCTTTATTGCATGCTTAAGAAAATGTTCTTGA